The DNA region ACCGTCGCCAGCGCGAGACACACTACACGGCGGGGGAATTGCATTCATGATTTCTGCGCTCCTGTTAACGGAAAATCGATACAGCAATTAGCCCCTTCGCTACCACCTTCCTACGGCCTCATGATTGTGCCGCCGCGAACGCATTCGCTGAAAACAGTGGCGCGGAGATTAAGTTTCTAGTTTCTACACATTCATCTGCAGCGTGTTTTGGAGTAAGCTGGAGCTCGTAATTGGCCTTTTCAAATTTCGAGACTGTTCAGGGACCGATGAATAGGCTCCGTAGCTACATCTTGTGGAGGGAATGGGGAGCTTTCAATGGCGGCTTTATCGATGGTAGATATGGAAATGGAATTGAATTCTTTGGATCCAGCGCGATTTTAAGACGTTCGATTGATTTTCAGGGAAAGGCGTTGGAAAGTTGATTTCTGTGGAGAAATATGGTACGTCGAATGGAAAAGTGATAGCACAGGCATGGTATaccatagacctatcaccttatggatgttcgtgtcgccacagaattctatacctggtctgtgatagatctatcctatacctcgtctgtggtgtcgccacccaaactgtgttaccgacccataatttgaggtctgaatgtagtggtatctgctcatgaacagcgtccaactcagcaactacagggaatgtgttgaaatgctgaaaggtgttgcgtgcttgtatacgtgtgacttgtttagaatgagagtttgacatagagggCAGACTTTTGCTACACtatatagtgatcctctagggagtaatcggaacaacgtgtatcgtcgctgattggtggCTGCCATTTGgaacaaaagcggaagtagacagagaaagaaactaacAGGAAGAGATGGATAAacatttaggttatgttatttccggttttgctccaaaatggctgaggttataccgatcactccctagagcacggtgtaatagacaggtgttccgactcctttttagaatgtgtgactttttcgtcctagttcttctggcagccgctagattggcgctcaagcagaaaaggctgactttttgcgcataATACTACTAAAAGCTCTACTAATTTCAtggattactggaccatgtagGGGCCTTTTAACAGGCTTCTattgagatatacccgttacctaaaACCCTCACACGGTACTCCCGGGGCGGACAATAATGGGTCCCCTAATTTATTATATTGCTCGACCCCCATTAAATGTAAGTTGCTACCCGTGTCTATAAACGCTACTACCTGTTTTCCCATAACGGTCACGGTCTTGTACACTCTATTGGCCCGGTACGCGGCCGCGGTACACACATTTACCTGCTTCTCTTGTCCTTTCTTACAATCTACAGCTCTATGCTCGAACTCCTGGCAGGCAAAACATCTCGGACCCTTACCCCTCTCAGGGCACTTCGCGCTGAAATGATTTAGCTCTCCGCAATTAAAACATCGTCTCTCGCCCCTCGGTGCCTCTTTCCCGTCCTTTGGTGCCTCCTTCCCGTCCCTTCCCTCCGTCCTGGTTTGTGGAAACTTCTTTGGGTCCTTCTCCAGATGCTTCTCCGAGCTCTTCTCCGGATACTTGGTATCCTTGGGCCTAGTCCCAGTGTTGCCCGGCAACGATCTCTCACGCAACGAAATCATCTTGAACGTCTCGAGCAGCTCTCCTTTGGTTTTAGCTTTCAGCGATCGCGCAAGATCCCTCAGTCCGACATCGGGAATTCCATCAATAATGTAATGGATAATCTCCCTATCACTGATCGGCACCTGATTTCCTAAGAGAACCTTCTGGTGCAAGTACTCACCGAACGATTCTTCCCCCTTCCAAACACGAACTTCAAAACGCCGTCTCAGTACAAGTACGTTCTCGGGGTGAAAGAACATCTCCCGTAAATTCACAAACAGTTCCTCGACCGTCATTGCAATGTTTTCTGGTTTCGAATGTAACCACTCGCGTGCCCTTCCTTTTAATCGCGATCCAATCAAAAGCTTCGTCAGATCATCCGTCAACTGGTATGCCGTCTTTAGAGTACGAATCTCTTGTTCCCACGTCTCATACGTATCGCTGCTTCCGTCAAAATGGCTTAACAACTCAGCGATGGTCGATATAGGCGGAGGTCGCGGTCGTCTTTCCGTCACCACTTCCCGCGCTGATTCCTCTGTACGCGATGGACTAGGATTCAATCCCTGCATCCCTCTCAGCAGCTCAATTTGTTAGCGAGCTACCTCAAGCTCTCTCTCCATCACTTGCTTTTCTCGCTGCACAAGTTCCATTTCACGTCGCATGAGCGCCATTTTTCTCACGCCCCCAGACGCATTGTCCTCACCATCACTGGTCTCACTCGACGTTTCTTCATCCTGCGTATTCGTCTGGATCGTCAACCATTCTCCCGACGGATCAACCTTGTTCAATCGTTGGATTAATTCAGCTTTCAGGCCGGACGTTTGCAGCCCTTTTATCCGCAATATTTTCTTCAACTCCGCGATGCAGAAGTCACTCGGGTCCTTCTTCGTATCGCTCATCGTATCTCTGCTTCTAACACAATCGCGAACCAACGCTTCGTCGTTCGTCTTTCACGTCACACACGTCGCTATTGCACTTAAGCCTTCCTTAAGTGAACATTACACAAATTATTTTTCGTCACGAATGTCTGCACACACCTTCGCAATGTCCACACTGGTCACGTCCAACGTCTCACTGCAGTGACTCGACTGTGCTACTTATTCATATCCCGGCTGAGCCCCCAATTTGTAGGAAACGAGGTTTCCAAaggtttaattataaagaataatatttattaatataagtaaaaaCAGTACAAGTCCCACCAAATGCTCTCTACACATACACACAACGTCTATCGTCTCGCAaccgtctacaaccgtctactaccgtctaccaccgtctacaaccgtctacTACCCTTGCACCCTCAACGCACTCTCTCgctcccactctctctctctcacgctcGTTGCCAAGTCGAACCTCTTCGAACGTCGTCAAACGATCTTTTGTTTTCCCGCGACCCAAACCGACAAATCGGCAACCCCGCCCATGGCCTGCTCTGTGTCACCGCCGTCGTTCCGGCCGCTCGACGTACTTGCAACTCTAGCGTCCCaacaatagccactggaatggatattttagcagaaaatccatttttgcaaaagaattcgttggatttcgcagtTGTAATTCACCGTTGActttgttttgatcgggggacatcgctTCTCGAAGTCTAGGTGGGGAGCTCACGGAGCTcaatgtactcagtcgtcgtcaatcctccggggaccctggaactgccgagccacctggacctactggacttgctgggacctggtcagggtttcaaccctggtccttcctccacccccccgGAGCTCCCGTGCCCCCTGGACCATTTGAACCTACTGAACTagctggacttcctggggacctggtcagggtttcaaccctggttcttcctccgaCCCATTgcccccctggcctgggttagcttattcggttggtgccgatgaaattttgtggTTCGTTAAGCCATTGAAACTTTTATTGTTCTGTCAAGGTCAAAACTGATTTCCCTCCCTTTCTAACTGATTTCTTCGATTGTTTTTCATCATCTGTCCGGtttcatgcattccttcgaGGATTTTTACACGAGTtgttctatttcgtgtatttcttcgatgggtttgcataatctgtcctatttcatgcatttctccgatggatttacatgatttattttatttcgtgcatttcttcgatgggtttacatgatttcttttatttgatgcatttcttcgatgggtttaaatgatttatttcatttcatggattacttcgatggttttgtgtgatttctgtcactctgtcatgcatctcatcgggGGTCTACCTTCTCTGctctccttcatgtatctcAACGGTGGTTTTGCATTGTTTATTCTACTTCATGCATTTATTCGATGGtttggcatgatttatttcatttcatggatttCTTTGATGGTTTTGTGtaacttctgtcactctgtcatgcacctcatcgatgggtctacattctctgctctttccttcttGTGCTTATCTCTGCGAtagttttgcatgctcgtgcgtgctctttTATAGGTCGAAATTATCTTAATCGGCTTCAACTCAATAAGCTCTTGCTTAATTTccttccaggccgaccacaccgttactagcataaagtagttgattgtttcagcttttcaggttcagcccttcgcggggaagagagttaataaaataatgttatggTTTCGGCTCGGCATAGCAGAAGTTTAATGCGAAAGTACAACAGAAGCAACAAaacattaacaagaacaggGTAACAGATATAACCGTATACAATCACAAACGCgcgagaaatatgtaaatatcgatgcgtctgcacgtaatggcgtctggctatggaatgacagcttgacaggcgatcgatccgatcgccttcttctcgctgtcctcttgttcctgtcacgagcaccagcaggccctggtTTCCAACCAAAGAGTGTTcgcaacaataatataaaaataatatatttaaaaagaaccgAGTGAAAAGTGTTACTGCAAAGTgttagtgaaagaagacatctaaggaagcctagattaatttattatagtatgaagtatttaaggccccatgtaaaattgccaagcagtcactaaattattagttttgttgttcgtttattggttCCTCACCCGTGATGAAAAGTTAAAGAGGCAAGAATAATCATGAAATGAATTGGGATTAATGGAGCTGCTTCCAATAATCTATGCTAAAGTCTCTTGCATATATAGCAAAACTAACGATATCTTTGTGCGGTTTGTTTAAGGCGAGGGTGACTGTCGTGTGTGGACTGTGCGTGTCTGTGGTGTACGTCCAGTGTTTGAATGGAAACAGCGTAAAGTCCATGAGAGTTGGTATCACGAGAAGCTGCGGGTAATCGTCGAACGTTGCCTTAATTTTTAGACTAGTAAATACGGTATTTGATGGTTGAACGGAACTGCAGGAAACGACCGAGTCATTGGAACATTGCACCAATCCACAGACGCGGATACCCGCTTCCATTTGCTGGCCATGCATACGAAGTCCGTTGTAAACGACAGCACGATAATTGGACGAGGAATCGGTGGAGGCCGTTTCAATGTCGAAGGCGCAACAGAAATCTCTATAGCAAACAGAGCTGCTCATTGAGCCGTTTAGACGAACAGTGTTGAATGCCTCGATACTGTCCAGGGACATGATCATTCCTTGAATCCTCTCTACTCTGCCTGTACCGTGGTAAGGGGGGTCCCGCCTTGCGTTCAAGAGATCAGTCTTCTCTTCCTTCTCCATCTCCATCTTTAGTTTCATCTCCTCGTTGAGTTTCCTCGTCAAGCCTGGCGTTTTCGGGATGCGAGAGATTAAGAGTTTACGGTCGGGATGGTGAGAAAACGATACGTTCGCTATTCCATGGCGACCTAGAAAAGCAGAATATCAGGCGAACTTATGCACATAGGTACATAAGTACATCTTACTAATAGTAGTAGTACTTAGGATAGCGTGAACCGACTCTACCGACGTACCTAGATAAATGCCACTTCCCATGTGCCCAGACTCGGTCCCGTGGTATCCGGCCGCCAATAGATTCACATTCTCAGAAAAAGACCATCCGAATTGCATTTCAAGGGCTGGAATGAAattcattccaattcatgtatGAATAACGCCGTAAGACTGGTGTTTCGCATACTTACCTGTTAAGAATGGTAGTTCGGAGCCCCAGGCAACCGGATATACGAAATTGGAAACTCCTTCGATCCTCGTCAAGTTTAGAGCTGGTACATGGAATAGTATATCGAAACATATGAACGTGCCGAACTTGACTCCGAAATCGGTGTCAAAGGTAACGATTTCCGGCGTTTCGGTGACATCAAACCGCGGATATTCGTTGAAAAGATTCACCTTACGGTACCTGTTTACAGCATAACCTTGCATTTAACAATAATTAATCTTACGTGCTCTGCCGTGGGTACCACTATCCTAGCGTTCCGTAGTAACGGTGTCATGAACGTATTTATGAAATTTATTATGCACCTGGCAATTATTTTACCCGTCCGATCAAACACCGCATTAGTGTTGTAGTAATGTGTCTCGTTGTTACTGTCCGATTTCCTCTCGGCGATGTTTATGACAACGTAAATTCGATTCTCTTTGGCCGCACACGACACCATCCTTAGTATCTACACGAACATCCAACATACAAGAACATAGAACGCGTCAAAACTCCATTTATGCTCGAGTATGGGAAAGACACGTAATTAGATTTACATCGCTAATGTCTTCGCGGTTCCCTGTGCAAGGGACGTATTCATCGAGAGCGGAAGGGACCGCCGTTGACCATGGTTTCATCCGTGATTTGTCCGGCATCATTACTGACGTCAAGCCATCTTCCGGGAATACGATAATATCGGCGCCCTGGCGAACACGTTGAAATTGTAATCGTGATAGGATATATCTACAGTGCAATATGTATGTATCTTCTTACCTCTTTGCTCGCTTCTTCTATGTACTTGATGTACGCTTCAGTGTTTGCCTTTAAAGTTAACGGACCATTACCGGAAATAGTAGTCGGTGCGAATTCCACCACCGCTCCTACATAGTAGTCCGACGAGTCCTGCTCTGGCGTCTGTTTAACACACCGATCCAATGGGACCGCATCGCAGTGTGCACCTAGTTCCTTTGACTCTGGGACACCAATTGCGCCGCTGCTAAGCGCTCCCTATAGGTATAGATATAggtccatatatatacatatatagtccGGGAGTCAGTGAATATTTTGTATCTCATCGCGAAGGGGTTTTTCTATCATCTGTCTAATTAATCTTATGCTGAAAGTCAAAGGATGGGCGGTCTTGCAGTCGGGTCAACATTGGGAATGTCTCCGACGAGGctgaacccccccccccccaattaatgaataacttcttaaaaaataagaaaatcacAGTCTAGCAGGACTCCGTGGGGACCATAGTGGTCTGACAGACCTCCaaacatattaaaaaagaaaacgaatTTCGGGCTCACAGCGACGAGGCTGAGGTTTGGTGAAATAATGGATGCATAGGTACAGTacacactcgttataaacccgacgaacggggctggtgACGACCGTGTGGCGCATTGCGGACCCTATTCCGAGCGGCCAATGCCGcaagtgagaaaacccaagagcgagcgagaaagaacgaaagagtcgacacgaagttgccggcggctatgaaagagagaaagcaatGATACTTTGTCTTTCGCGTGCGTATACATCGCACAATATAACTTCGCTTCCGAGCGGCCACTGAGTAGGCCGTGAGTCAGCCGTGCGTGCGAGAGAGTCCAACCGTCGGCGTTCTTTTAAATCGATTCGAAAAACATACGATTCCACACGCATGAGTATCACGCTACCTTTTACTTTGTATGATACTCGTCCGTGTGCGATCGGATGTTTTTCGAAACGAAATAAAAGAACGCCGACGGTCAAGCTGTCTCGCACAGGCCTGCTCAGTGGCTGCTCGGAGACAAAGTTATATATTGCGCGATCTGTACGCTTTGTCTCTTCGAGCTTGAGTCTTGACCCACGTGCGCGACTAAGTACATACAATGTATCAGTGAAGAGGCAGAACGTACACACGTGTacgacgaagcgagacaaagtatcatgctttcccTCTTTTGTAGTCAACGAAAGTGGgaacttcgtgtcgactctttcgtcctcTCTCGCTCATTTTCGGGTTCCAAGgagaaggattccaagaaatgatgGGGATAGTCACCGTGCTCACATCGAAACGGGTTTATGACGAGTGTGTACTGTAACTCCCTTACGCAGCGCACCAAGAAGGGGTCGCGCCGCGCCGACTCTATGATTGTGTGTGTGCGCGGTTGGTGTACATGCTTATGATGACGGATTGATTAACATGTTAATTTTACCTGAGATGAAAGGCGTAGAAGAATTAGGAGGACCAACTCCAGTCCGAAGCTACTCCATTTTCCACGCATAGTGTTGCGATCTTCGCTGGTGTAAATGTGTGTAACCCTGGGTGGCACGTGTGGCAGAGATCTGGGGTGGAACTCGAGAACAAGAAGCGGGCAACCGTTATCTCCCCGATAGCGATAGCGATACAGTATCGATACATCGAAATACGATACTTTCCAACTTACCGAACGCTCTAGAGCATATTCTTAAATTGAGATTAGCTTTTATGTTTTATAAGTCCActgtgaaatgtttaataatttacacgtaaatatctctattattaaggcctttatatatctctattattaacgcACCACGGGCACGAACCTTgccttttattaaaaatccacacgaaggccggtattcatagtcgctacttattcttaagcaaatgcttaagcatgcggcatcctctactaacctagtagctagtaaaggatgtcgaatgcttaagcatttgcttaagaataagttacgactatgaataccggccgaAATCGCGCAACATTAGTAAttgcagagttaggagcgatggagcctaagtgatggagggggaaacacctgcaggagtggtggtaatgtgtgcgcgaactgacgccagcgccaatccagtcaagtggccccaacgcgaagccagccacggccaaccagcgtcgataatctatttcccggcgacgttGGTTGGCAGTGGCTGTcttcgcgttggggccacttgACTGGATTGGCGCTGACGTCAGTTCGcgccattaccaccgctcctgtaggtgtttccccctccatcacttaggCCCCATCGTTCCTAACTCTGAGTAATTGTGAACTCGTTGCACGCCGCTGGCGCTGGTGACCGTGAGCAGATGGTTTAGGAGGAAAGCAA from Andrena cerasifolii isolate SP2316 chromosome 13, iyAndCera1_principal, whole genome shotgun sequence includes:
- the LOC143375821 gene encoding vanin-like protein 3 isoform X2, with the protein product MNRFLTAFGFQRSFHPRSLPHVPPRVTHIYTSEDRNTMRGKWSSFGLELVLLILLRLSSQTPEQDSSDYYVGAVVEFAPTTISGNGPLTLKANTEAYIKYIEEASKEGADIIVFPEDGLTSVMMPDKSRMKPWSTAVPSALDEYVPCTGNREDISDILRMVSCAAKENRIYVVINIAERKSDSNNETHYYNTNAVFDRTGKIIARYRKVNLFNEYPRFDVTETPEIVTFDTDFGVKFGTFICFDILFHVPALNLTRIEGVSNFVYPVAWGSELPFLTALEMQFGWSFSENVNLLAAGYHGTESGHMGSGIYLGRHGIANVSFSHHPDRKLLISRIPKTPGLTRKLNEEMKLKMEMEKEEKTDLLNARRDPPYHGTGRVERIQGMIMSLDSIEAFNTVRLNGSMSSSVCYRDFCCAFDIETASTDSSSNYRAVVYNGLRMHGQQMEAGIRVCGLVQCSNDSVVSCSSVQPSNTVFTSLKIKATFDDYPQLLVIPTLMDFTLFPFKHWTYTTDTHSPHTTVTLALNKPHKDIVSFAIYARDFSIDYWKQLH
- the LOC143375821 gene encoding vanin-like protein 3 isoform X3, with translation MRGKWSSFGLELVLLILLRLSSQGALSSGAIGVPESKELGAHCDAVPLDRCVKQTPEQDSSDYYVGAVVEFAPTTISGNGPLTLKANTEAYIKYIEEASKEGADIIVFPEDGLTSVMMPDKSRMKPWSTAVPSALDEYVPCTGNREDISDILRMVSCAAKENRIYVVINIAERKSDSNNETHYYNTNAVFDRTGKIIARYRKVNLFNEYPRFDVTETPEIVTFDTDFGVKFGTFICFDILFHVPALNLTRIEGVSNFVYPVAWGSELPFLTALEMQFGWSFSENVNLLAAGYHGTESGHMGSGIYLGRHGIANVSFSHHPDRKLLISRIPKTPGLTRKLNEEMKLKMEMEKEEKTDLLNARRDPPYHGTGRVERIQGMIMSLDSIEAFNTVRLNGSMSSSVCYRDFCCAFDIETASTDSSSNYRAVVYNGLRMHGQQMEAGIRVCGLVQCSNDSVVSCSSVQPSNTVFTSLKIKATFDDYPQLLVIPTLMDFTLFPFKHWTYTTDTHSPHTTVTLALNKPHKDIVSFAIYARDFSIDYWKQLH
- the LOC143375821 gene encoding vanin-like protein 1 isoform X4 codes for the protein MRGKWSSFGLELVLLILLRLSSQTPEQDSSDYYVGAVVEFAPTTISGNGPLTLKANTEAYIKYIEEASKEGADIIVFPEDGLTSVMMPDKSRMKPWSTAVPSALDEYVPCTGNREDISDILRMVSCAAKENRIYVVINIAERKSDSNNETHYYNTNAVFDRTGKIIARYRKVNLFNEYPRFDVTETPEIVTFDTDFGVKFGTFICFDILFHVPALNLTRIEGVSNFVYPVAWGSELPFLTALEMQFGWSFSENVNLLAAGYHGTESGHMGSGIYLGRHGIANVSFSHHPDRKLLISRIPKTPGLTRKLNEEMKLKMEMEKEEKTDLLNARRDPPYHGTGRVERIQGMIMSLDSIEAFNTVRLNGSMSSSVCYRDFCCAFDIETASTDSSSNYRAVVYNGLRMHGQQMEAGIRVCGLVQCSNDSVVSCSSVQPSNTVFTSLKIKATFDDYPQLLVIPTLMDFTLFPFKHWTYTTDTHSPHTTVTLALNKPHKDIVSFAIYARDFSIDYWKQLH
- the LOC143375821 gene encoding vanin-like protein 3 isoform X1 — protein: MNRFLTAFGFQRSFHPRSLPHVPPRVTHIYTSEDRNTMRGKWSSFGLELVLLILLRLSSQGALSSGAIGVPESKELGAHCDAVPLDRCVKQTPEQDSSDYYVGAVVEFAPTTISGNGPLTLKANTEAYIKYIEEASKEGADIIVFPEDGLTSVMMPDKSRMKPWSTAVPSALDEYVPCTGNREDISDILRMVSCAAKENRIYVVINIAERKSDSNNETHYYNTNAVFDRTGKIIARYRKVNLFNEYPRFDVTETPEIVTFDTDFGVKFGTFICFDILFHVPALNLTRIEGVSNFVYPVAWGSELPFLTALEMQFGWSFSENVNLLAAGYHGTESGHMGSGIYLGRHGIANVSFSHHPDRKLLISRIPKTPGLTRKLNEEMKLKMEMEKEEKTDLLNARRDPPYHGTGRVERIQGMIMSLDSIEAFNTVRLNGSMSSSVCYRDFCCAFDIETASTDSSSNYRAVVYNGLRMHGQQMEAGIRVCGLVQCSNDSVVSCSSVQPSNTVFTSLKIKATFDDYPQLLVIPTLMDFTLFPFKHWTYTTDTHSPHTTVTLALNKPHKDIVSFAIYARDFSIDYWKQLH